One window of Neptuniibacter halophilus genomic DNA carries:
- the rplA gene encoding 50S ribosomal protein L1, which translates to MAKLTKRQKLIAEKVEAGKAYAVEDAVSLLNELSTVKFKETVDVAVNLGVDPRKSDQVVRGSTVLPNGTGNDVRVAVFAQGENAEKAKAAGADVVGFEDLAEQIKGGDLDFGVVIATPDAMRVVGQLGQVLGPRGLMPNPKVGTVTPDVETAVKNAKAGQVRFRTDKNGIIHAGVGKADFDAAAIKQNIEALIADLKKLKPASAKGVYLKKVTLSTTMGPGLLVDQSSLEV; encoded by the coding sequence ATGGCTAAGTTAACTAAACGTCAGAAGCTGATCGCTGAGAAAGTTGAAGCGGGCAAAGCTTACGCTGTTGAAGATGCAGTGTCTCTGCTGAACGAACTGTCTACTGTTAAGTTCAAAGAGACTGTTGATGTTGCAGTAAATCTGGGTGTTGATCCACGTAAATCTGATCAGGTTGTTCGTGGTTCTACTGTACTGCCAAACGGTACTGGTAACGATGTACGTGTTGCTGTGTTTGCTCAGGGTGAAAACGCTGAGAAAGCAAAAGCAGCGGGTGCTGATGTTGTTGGTTTCGAAGATCTGGCTGAACAGATCAAAGGCGGCGACCTGGACTTCGGCGTTGTTATTGCAACTCCGGATGCAATGCGCGTTGTAGGCCAGCTGGGTCAGGTTCTGGGCCCACGTGGTCTGATGCCTAACCCTAAGGTTGGTACTGTAACTCCAGACGTTGAAACGGCTGTTAAAAACGCGAAAGCGGGTCAGGTTCGTTTCCGTACTGATAAGAACGGCATCATCCACGCGGGTGTTGGTAAAGCAGACTTCGACGCGGCTGCTATCAAGCAGAACATCGAAGCGCTGATTGCTGACCTGAAGAAGCTGAAGCCAGCTTCTGCTAAAGGCGTGTATCTGAAGAAAGTAACCCTGTCCACTACCATGGGTCCAGGTTTGCTGGTTGATCAGAGTTCTCTGGAAGTCTGA
- the rplK gene encoding 50S ribosomal protein L11: MAKKIEAYIKLQVPAGGANPSPPVGPALGQHGVNIMEFCKAFNAQTQSMENGLPVPVVITVYADRSFTFITKTPPAAVLLKKAAGLKSGSGRPNTEKVGNISRAQMEEIATVKMPDLTAADMDAAVRTIAGTARSMGLIPEGDE, encoded by the coding sequence ATGGCTAAGAAGATTGAAGCTTATATTAAGCTGCAGGTTCCAGCCGGTGGTGCGAATCCGTCACCTCCAGTAGGTCCGGCACTGGGTCAGCATGGTGTTAACATCATGGAATTCTGTAAGGCGTTCAATGCTCAGACACAGAGCATGGAAAACGGCCTGCCGGTTCCTGTTGTTATCACTGTATACGCAGATCGCAGCTTTACATTCATCACTAAAACCCCTCCTGCGGCTGTTCTGCTGAAAAAAGCAGCGGGCCTGAAGAGCGGTTCCGGTCGTCCAAACACTGAGAAAGTGGGTAACATCTCCCGCGCTCAGATGGAAGAGATTGCTACTGTTAAAATGCCAGACCTGACTGCTGCTGATATGGATGCAGCGGTTCGTACTATCGCTGGTACTGCACGTAGCATGGGTCTGATTCCGGAGGGTGATGAGTAA
- the lgt gene encoding prolipoprotein diacylglyceryl transferase — protein sequence MWVHDIDPIAVAIGPLAIHWYGLMYLIGFAAAWWLGVRRARMPGSGWSDEQIADMIFWGAMGVVLGGRMGYVLFYNFQRFLDDPLWLFAVWEGGMSFHGGLLGVILVMYLFGRKHNKSLMEMTDFVAPLIPIGLGAGRIGNFIGGELWGRTTDLPWGVIFPRAGELPRHPSQLYEFALEGVVMFALLWWFSSKPRPRMAVSGLFLLLYGLFRSLVEFVREPDAHLQFVAFDWLTMGQLLSLPMILGGAGLILWAYGTAGKTVKSAHH from the coding sequence GTGTGGGTGCATGATATAGATCCGATCGCGGTCGCGATCGGTCCGCTGGCTATTCACTGGTATGGCCTGATGTATCTGATCGGTTTTGCTGCAGCCTGGTGGCTGGGTGTCCGGCGTGCCCGTATGCCCGGTTCCGGGTGGAGTGATGAGCAGATCGCGGACATGATCTTCTGGGGGGCCATGGGTGTCGTGCTGGGTGGCCGTATGGGTTATGTGCTGTTTTATAACTTTCAGCGTTTTCTGGATGACCCGCTCTGGTTGTTTGCGGTGTGGGAAGGAGGAATGTCCTTCCATGGTGGCCTGCTGGGGGTGATCCTGGTGATGTACCTGTTTGGTCGTAAACACAACAAGAGCCTGATGGAGATGACCGATTTTGTTGCGCCGCTGATTCCGATCGGGCTGGGTGCGGGGCGGATCGGTAACTTCATCGGCGGTGAATTATGGGGACGTACTACGGACTTGCCGTGGGGGGTGATTTTCCCGCGGGCGGGAGAGTTGCCGCGGCACCCGTCGCAGTTGTATGAGTTTGCGCTGGAGGGTGTGGTTATGTTTGCGCTGCTTTGGTGGTTCTCCTCAAAGCCAAGGCCACGCATGGCTGTGTCGGGTCTGTTTCTGCTGCTATATGGCCTGTTTCGCTCGCTGGTGGAGTTTGTTCGTGAGCCGGATGCGCACCTGCAGTTTGTCGCCTTTGACTGGCTAACCATGGGGCAGTTACTGTCGTTGCCGATGATTCTCGGCGGGGCGGGGCTTATACTATGGGCTTATGGTACTGCAGGGAAAACGGTAAAATCTGCGCACCACTGA
- the nusG gene encoding transcription termination/antitermination protein NusG: protein MSKRWYVVHAYSGYEKRVMNTLKERIELHSMQDLFGEVLVPTEEVVEIRDGKKRKSERKFYPGYVLVNMDMNDESWHLVKDTPHVLGFIGGTAGNPAPITEAEANEILSRVESGVDKPRPKTVFEPGEMVRVIDGPFADFNGVVEEINYEKNKLQVAVLIFGRSTPVELDFGQVEKA from the coding sequence ATGTCTAAGCGTTGGTATGTGGTACATGCGTACTCCGGGTACGAAAAGCGTGTAATGAACACGCTGAAAGAACGAATTGAACTGCACTCTATGCAGGATCTGTTTGGTGAGGTATTGGTGCCTACCGAAGAGGTTGTAGAAATTCGCGACGGTAAGAAGCGTAAGTCTGAGCGTAAGTTCTATCCTGGTTATGTTCTGGTGAATATGGATATGAACGATGAGAGCTGGCATCTGGTTAAAGATACGCCGCACGTTCTGGGCTTTATTGGTGGTACTGCGGGTAACCCGGCGCCAATTACTGAAGCGGAAGCTAATGAGATTTTGAGTCGGGTTGAAAGTGGCGTTGATAAGCCGCGGCCTAAGACGGTGTTTGAGCCGGGCGAGATGGTACGTGTTATCGATGGTCCATTTGCTGACTTTAACGGTGTTGTCGAAGAGATCAACTACGAGAAGAACAAGCTGCAGGTAGCGGTTCTGATTTTTGGTCGCTCGACACCGGTAGAATTGGATTTCGGTCAGGTCGAAAAGGCCTGA
- the birA gene encoding bifunctional biotin--[acetyl-CoA-carboxylase] ligase/biotin operon repressor BirA produces MTIRSLLSILADGKFHSGRELGEALGISRSAIWKHMRRLEEDGLEIYSVKGRGYRVPGGLELLDLAQINDWLESSVKAELADVDLQLSMGSTNEKAMQETQGANCHGRLYLAEQQSAGRGRRGRPWVSPFARNLYFSLVWRFEQGVAALEGLSLMVGLALVKAMEKLSIRDVQLKWPNDLLSQGRKLAGILLEVNGEASGECQVVIGVGINVNMPNELGAMIDQPWIDLKNISGEVVSRNRLVAEVLNELVVRLRSFERDGFAGLVDEWQSYHAMQGQPIVLQVGGKEIAGVCQGVDGSGAILLQTATGVEAFHGGEVSVQRSV; encoded by the coding sequence ATGACGATCCGTTCGTTGTTGTCTATTCTGGCTGATGGCAAGTTTCATTCCGGCAGAGAGCTGGGTGAAGCATTGGGTATCAGCCGAAGTGCGATCTGGAAACATATGCGCCGTCTGGAAGAGGACGGGCTGGAAATATACAGCGTTAAGGGGCGTGGTTATCGTGTGCCGGGTGGTCTTGAGTTGCTCGATCTGGCGCAGATTAATGATTGGCTTGAATCATCGGTTAAAGCAGAACTGGCAGATGTTGATCTGCAACTGAGTATGGGTTCTACCAATGAGAAGGCGATGCAGGAAACTCAGGGGGCGAACTGCCATGGTCGGCTCTATCTGGCTGAGCAGCAAAGTGCCGGCCGGGGCCGGCGTGGGCGTCCCTGGGTCAGCCCGTTTGCGCGTAACCTGTACTTCTCTCTGGTGTGGAGGTTCGAGCAAGGAGTGGCTGCGCTTGAGGGGCTAAGCCTGATGGTCGGGCTGGCTCTGGTGAAAGCCATGGAAAAACTGTCGATCAGAGATGTGCAGCTTAAATGGCCGAACGATCTGTTGAGTCAGGGGCGTAAACTGGCCGGTATTCTGCTGGAAGTGAACGGCGAAGCTTCCGGGGAGTGTCAGGTGGTGATCGGTGTTGGTATTAATGTGAATATGCCAAATGAACTGGGCGCCATGATCGATCAGCCATGGATTGATCTGAAAAATATCAGCGGTGAAGTGGTCAGCCGTAACCGGCTGGTGGCTGAGGTGTTGAATGAGCTTGTGGTGCGCCTGCGCAGCTTCGAGCGGGATGGTTTTGCCGGGCTGGTAGATGAGTGGCAGTCCTATCACGCCATGCAGGGGCAGCCAATCGTGTTACAAGTGGGTGGTAAAGAGATAGCAGGGGTCTGTCAGGGTGTTGATGGCAGTGGTGCGATTCTATTACAGACTGCGACCGGCGTAGAGGCGTTTCACGGCGGTGAGGTCAGTGTTCAGCGATCCGTATGA
- a CDS encoding thymidylate synthase → MQQYLDLMRDIIDNGTDKGDRTGTGTRSVFGRQLRFDLQQGFPLLTTKKLHLKSIIYELLWFLDGNTNNNWLKERGVSIWDGWALEDGDLGPIYGKQWRSWACPDGRTIDQISDLVEQIRRNPNSRRLIVSGWNPADLPDETVSPQENVRNNKAALPPCHTLFQFYVADGRLSCQLYQRSADYFLGVPFNIASYSLLTHMLAQQCDLEVGDFVHSFGDLHLYQDHLSDPAIVQEQLSREPRGLAKLVIKRKPASIFDYEYEDFEIVDYDPHPAIRAAVSI, encoded by the coding sequence ATGCAACAGTATCTGGATCTGATGCGCGACATCATAGACAACGGCACCGATAAAGGGGATCGCACCGGAACTGGCACGCGTTCTGTCTTTGGTCGTCAGCTGAGGTTCGATCTGCAGCAGGGCTTTCCTCTGCTGACCACAAAAAAACTTCACCTGAAATCTATTATTTATGAGCTGTTGTGGTTTCTGGATGGCAACACCAACAATAACTGGCTGAAAGAGCGCGGTGTCTCAATCTGGGATGGATGGGCACTGGAAGATGGTGATCTGGGGCCGATCTACGGCAAACAGTGGCGTTCATGGGCTTGCCCGGATGGACGTACCATTGATCAGATCTCTGATCTGGTAGAGCAGATCAGGCGTAACCCTAATTCGCGACGTTTGATTGTCAGTGGCTGGAACCCGGCGGATCTGCCGGATGAAACCGTCAGTCCGCAGGAGAATGTGCGAAACAATAAAGCGGCGCTGCCGCCATGTCATACTCTGTTCCAGTTTTATGTGGCAGACGGCCGGCTCAGTTGTCAGTTGTATCAGCGCAGTGCGGATTATTTTCTCGGGGTGCCGTTCAATATCGCATCCTACTCGCTGCTGACGCATATGCTGGCCCAGCAGTGCGATCTGGAAGTGGGGGATTTTGTCCACAGTTTTGGTGATCTGCATCTGTATCAGGACCATCTTTCCGATCCGGCGATCGTTCAGGAGCAGTTATCCCGCGAGCCGCGTGGTCTGGCTAAGCTGGTCATCAAGCGCAAGCCAGCGTCGATCTTCGATTACGAATACGAAGATTTTGAAATTGTCGATTACGATCCGCACCCGGCTATCCGTGCTGCGGTATCTATCTGA
- the tuf gene encoding elongation factor Tu, with translation MAKEQFERTKPHVNVGTIGHVDHGKTTLTAALTRVAAEVFGGAAVDFANIDNAPEERERGITIATSHVEYDTTERHYAHVDCPGHADYVKNMITGAAQMDGAILVCGATDGPMPQTREHILLSRQVGVPYIVVFLNKADLLAEDCGGADSEEYAEMLELVEMELRELLDQYEFPGDDTPIVPGSALMALNGEDDNELGTTAVKKLLETLDSYIPEPERAIDGAFIMPIEDVFSIQGRGTVVTGRVERGIIKVGEEVEIVGIKETTTTTCTGVEMFRKLLDEGRAGENIGALLRGTKREEVERGQVLAAPGSITPHTRFEGEVYVLSKEEGGRHTPFFKGYRPQFYFRTTDITGACELPEGVEMVMPGDNVQMDVTLINPVAMEEGLRFAIREGGRTVGAGVVSKIVE, from the coding sequence ATGGCTAAAGAACAATTTGAACGCACAAAACCGCACGTTAACGTTGGTACAATCGGCCACGTTGACCACGGTAAAACTACTCTGACAGCAGCTCTGACTCGTGTAGCGGCTGAAGTATTCGGTGGTGCAGCGGTAGACTTCGCTAACATCGATAACGCTCCTGAAGAACGTGAGCGTGGTATCACAATCGCGACTTCTCACGTTGAGTACGATACGACTGAGCGTCACTACGCGCACGTAGACTGCCCGGGCCACGCTGACTATGTTAAGAACATGATCACTGGTGCGGCTCAGATGGACGGTGCGATTCTGGTATGTGGTGCGACCGACGGTCCAATGCCACAGACTCGTGAGCACATCCTGCTGTCTCGTCAGGTAGGTGTACCTTACATCGTAGTATTCCTGAACAAAGCAGACCTGCTGGCAGAAGACTGTGGTGGTGCAGATTCTGAAGAATACGCAGAGATGCTGGAACTGGTAGAAATGGAGCTGCGTGAGCTGCTGGATCAGTACGAATTCCCGGGCGACGACACTCCAATCGTTCCAGGTTCTGCACTGATGGCTCTGAACGGCGAAGACGACAACGAGCTGGGTACTACTGCAGTTAAGAAACTGCTGGAAACTCTGGATTCTTACATCCCAGAGCCAGAGCGTGCAATCGACGGTGCATTCATCATGCCTATCGAGGACGTATTCTCTATCCAGGGTCGTGGTACTGTAGTAACCGGTCGTGTAGAGCGCGGTATCATCAAAGTTGGTGAAGAAGTTGAGATCGTAGGTATCAAAGAAACTACGACTACTACTTGTACTGGTGTTGAGATGTTCCGTAAGCTGCTGGACGAAGGTCGTGCAGGTGAGAACATTGGTGCGCTGCTGCGTGGTACTAAGCGTGAGGAAGTTGAGCGTGGTCAGGTACTGGCTGCTCCAGGTTCTATCACTCCTCACACTCGTTTCGAGGGTGAAGTTTACGTACTGTCCAAAGAAGAAGGTGGTCGTCACACTCCATTCTTCAAAGGCTACCGTCCACAGTTCTACTTCCGTACAACTGACATCACTGGTGCATGTGAGCTGCCAGAGGGTGTAGAAATGGTAATGCCAGGCGATAACGTTCAGATGGACGTTACCCTGATCAACCCAGTTGCGATGGAAGAAGGTCTGCGCTTTGCGATCCGTGAAGGCGGTCGTACTGTAGGTGCAGGCGTTGTATCTAAGATTGTTGAATAA
- a CDS encoding type III pantothenate kinase: MNLDIDAGNTFVKWRRSDGRRGRVFTSSLNQGWPDDWSACFNIIRVASVAGEAVNQQLVDGFAGTANPAPVFARTQARAAGVTNSYQEPARMGVDRWLVMLAAYSKARGRCCVVDCGSAITVDYIEADGRHQGGYIIPGLRLMQRGLLANTAEIIVDQDPEAFTIEPGQHTSAAVVHGINYAFQALAEKIVAELGETDRLYVTGGDGALFQHLCGRGEFVPELVLDGLVLGVQG, translated from the coding sequence ATGAATCTGGATATAGATGCAGGTAATACCTTCGTAAAATGGCGTCGCAGTGATGGGCGCAGGGGGCGCGTGTTCACGTCGTCTCTCAATCAGGGCTGGCCGGATGACTGGTCAGCTTGCTTCAACATAATTCGGGTAGCCTCTGTGGCAGGCGAAGCGGTAAATCAGCAACTGGTGGATGGCTTTGCCGGAACCGCTAATCCGGCGCCAGTGTTTGCCAGAACGCAGGCGCGTGCCGCGGGTGTTACCAACTCCTATCAGGAGCCCGCTCGTATGGGAGTGGACAGGTGGCTGGTGATGCTGGCGGCCTATAGCAAGGCCAGAGGGCGCTGTTGTGTGGTGGATTGTGGCAGTGCGATTACGGTCGACTATATAGAAGCCGATGGCAGGCATCAGGGTGGCTATATTATTCCGGGTCTGCGGCTGATGCAGCGCGGATTGCTTGCGAATACGGCTGAAATTATTGTCGATCAGGACCCGGAGGCTTTTACGATTGAACCCGGTCAGCATACGTCGGCTGCCGTTGTGCATGGTATTAATTATGCGTTTCAGGCGCTGGCAGAAAAAATAGTCGCTGAATTAGGTGAGACGGATCGGTTGTATGTGACCGGTGGTGATGGTGCCCTGTTTCAGCATTTGTGTGGCCGTGGAGAATTTGTGCCTGAGCTGGTGCTGGATGGATTAGTGCTCGGAGTGCAGGGCTGA
- the secE gene encoding preprotein translocase subunit SecE encodes MNAKVNSEGSKFDLLKWGVVLAIVGAGVVGNSIYADQSLFYRVVALLVLALVAGFISLQTAKGKAFFTLFKEAKQEIRKVVWPTRQETAQTTMIVVVVVLVVGLMLWGLDSLLGWLVSGAIG; translated from the coding sequence GTGAATGCTAAAGTGAACTCCGAAGGTTCAAAGTTTGATCTCCTGAAATGGGGTGTTGTGCTGGCTATTGTTGGTGCAGGTGTTGTAGGTAACTCTATCTACGCAGATCAGTCTTTGTTCTATCGTGTTGTGGCGCTGCTTGTATTGGCGCTGGTAGCGGGCTTTATCTCGCTTCAGACTGCAAAGGGCAAAGCGTTTTTTACGCTGTTTAAAGAAGCTAAGCAGGAAATTCGCAAGGTTGTATGGCCGACCCGTCAGGAGACTGCTCAGACTACGATGATCGTGGTTGTGGTAGTGCTGGTTGTTGGGTTGATGTTGTGGGGTCTTGATTCGCTGCTGGGCTGGTTGGTATCTGGAGCTATAGGTTAA
- a CDS encoding NRDE family protein produces MCLISFAYQCHPQYSLILLANRDEFYQRPTQPMHYWEDLPGILAGRDLEMGGTWLGVNRNGAFSAVTNFRDGRRGAVNRRSRGELTRNYLSSGLSATDYLDRIEAEQFSYGDFNLLLGDSNGLYYLSNRSKQSWQHLSPGVYGMSNALLDTPWPKLQQVKQELQAQLQYPEPAMEQLLNIMTNPRTAADADLPDTGISLEWERMLSSAFIHAENYGTRAITLLLQKPCGETRIVEHNFAGEGATERYEYRLQIPAIGTTSAV; encoded by the coding sequence ATGTGCCTGATAAGTTTCGCCTACCAGTGCCATCCGCAGTATTCACTGATTCTGCTGGCCAATCGTGACGAGTTTTATCAGCGCCCGACTCAGCCAATGCACTACTGGGAAGATCTACCCGGGATTCTTGCCGGTCGCGATCTGGAGATGGGCGGCACCTGGCTGGGCGTAAATCGCAACGGTGCCTTCAGCGCTGTGACAAATTTCCGCGATGGTCGCAGGGGTGCGGTCAACCGCCGCTCCCGGGGTGAACTGACCCGCAACTATCTGAGCTCCGGCCTCAGCGCCACCGACTATCTTGACCGGATTGAGGCAGAACAGTTCAGCTACGGTGACTTTAACCTGCTGCTGGGCGACAGTAACGGGCTCTATTATCTGTCGAATCGCTCGAAGCAGTCCTGGCAGCACCTGTCGCCCGGGGTTTATGGCATGAGCAACGCCCTGCTGGATACCCCATGGCCAAAGCTGCAACAGGTCAAGCAGGAACTGCAGGCACAGCTACAGTACCCCGAACCGGCAATGGAACAGTTACTGAACATTATGACCAATCCCCGAACGGCGGCCGATGCGGATCTGCCAGATACAGGCATCAGTCTGGAGTGGGAGCGGATGCTCTCTTCTGCTTTTATTCACGCGGAAAACTACGGTACCCGCGCCATCACCCTGCTGCTACAGAAACCCTGCGGAGAGACCCGGATTGTGGAGCATAATTTT
- the folA gene encoding type 3 dihydrofolate reductase has protein sequence MKLAMIVAQAKNRVIGVNNKLPWHLPEDLRYFKQVTMGKPIIMGRNTYDSIGRPLPGRTNIVITRQDDYAPQGVKVVKSLEAALELAESVALIDGADEAMVIGGAQIYAQALEKADRLYLTEVDAEIEGDAWFPEFARAQWQEIGREDFAAQGPNPYNYSFIVLDRV, from the coding sequence ATGAAGCTTGCAATGATAGTCGCTCAGGCTAAAAACCGTGTGATCGGCGTGAACAACAAATTGCCATGGCATCTGCCAGAGGATCTGCGTTACTTCAAGCAGGTGACCATGGGTAAGCCGATTATCATGGGTCGGAACACCTATGATTCGATTGGCCGGCCATTGCCGGGCCGCACGAATATCGTGATCACCCGGCAGGACGATTACGCTCCGCAGGGTGTGAAAGTAGTGAAGAGCCTTGAGGCTGCACTGGAGCTGGCTGAAAGTGTTGCGCTGATCGATGGTGCGGATGAAGCCATGGTGATCGGCGGTGCGCAGATCTATGCTCAGGCGCTGGAGAAGGCTGACCGCCTGTACCTGACTGAAGTGGACGCCGAAATAGAAGGGGATGCCTGGTTCCCTGAGTTTGCCCGGGCACAGTGGCAGGAGATCGGGCGGGAAGATTTTGCGGCGCAAGGGCCGAATCCCTATAACTACAGTTTTATTGTCTTAGACCGAGTTTAA
- the rplJ gene encoding 50S ribosomal protein L10 has protein sequence MALGLEDKKAIVAEVQEAAKSALSAVVADSRGVEVGDMTALRKEAREAGVWLKVVRNTLARRAVEGTDYACLQDSFKGPSIIAFSTEHPGAGARILRDFAKSNDKLELKAAAFEGEVVDVSVLASLPTYDEAIAKLMMCMKEAAAGKLCRTIAAVRDQKEEQAA, from the coding sequence GTGGCATTAGGACTCGAAGATAAAAAAGCGATCGTCGCTGAAGTCCAGGAAGCTGCTAAAAGTGCTCTGTCTGCTGTTGTTGCGGATTCCCGCGGCGTTGAAGTAGGCGATATGACCGCACTGCGTAAAGAAGCCCGTGAAGCTGGCGTATGGCTGAAAGTCGTACGTAACACTCTGGCTCGCCGCGCAGTCGAAGGCACTGACTATGCATGCTTGCAGGACTCTTTCAAAGGTCCAAGTATCATTGCTTTCTCTACAGAACATCCGGGCGCTGGCGCTCGTATTCTGCGAGACTTTGCGAAAAGCAATGATAAGTTGGAACTGAAAGCTGCAGCATTTGAAGGTGAAGTGGTAGACGTATCTGTACTGGCAAGCCTGCCAACATACGACGAAGCAATCGCCAAGCTGATGATGTGCATGAAAGAAGCTGCTGCCGGCAAACTGTGCCGTACTATTGCAGCGGTTCGCGACCAGAAAGAAGAGCAGGCTGCGTAA
- a CDS encoding sulfite exporter TauE/SafE family protein encodes MLLTILIYLLLGAAAGVVAGLFGIGGGLLIVPVLVFSFELQGMSADVLTHAAVATSLATIVATSISSTMAHHKRGAVRWDIFRPLSMGIVLGAFLGVVTAGKMTGEWLQISLGCFAIAISIQMAFNLKPGAGDQEISTTGHGIAGGVIGWFSAIFGIGGGTLSVPYLSWGRIQMQQAVATSAACGLPIALMGALTNIWQGWDHPLMPEWSAGFIYLPALLGIVLTSTLFAKVGAKLAHSLPPLLLKRIFAGFLLVVGLRFLLSNLI; translated from the coding sequence ATGCTGCTGACAATTCTGATCTATCTGTTGCTGGGAGCGGCGGCCGGCGTGGTGGCGGGTCTGTTCGGCATTGGTGGTGGTCTGCTGATTGTTCCGGTACTGGTTTTCAGCTTTGAGTTGCAGGGGATGTCTGCCGATGTACTGACCCATGCAGCGGTAGCCACCTCACTGGCGACCATTGTTGCGACCTCGATCAGCTCAACCATGGCGCACCATAAACGTGGCGCTGTGCGTTGGGATATTTTCAGGCCGCTGAGTATGGGGATTGTGTTGGGTGCGTTTCTGGGCGTAGTAACGGCCGGGAAGATGACCGGTGAGTGGTTACAGATCAGCCTTGGCTGTTTTGCGATTGCGATCTCCATTCAGATGGCGTTTAACCTGAAACCCGGTGCGGGTGATCAGGAGATTTCGACAACAGGGCATGGGATTGCCGGGGGAGTGATTGGTTGGTTCTCGGCAATTTTCGGTATCGGGGGCGGTACCCTCAGCGTGCCTTATCTGAGCTGGGGGCGAATTCAGATGCAACAGGCCGTGGCCACGTCAGCAGCCTGTGGCCTGCCGATTGCACTGATGGGGGCATTAACCAATATCTGGCAGGGGTGGGATCATCCGCTGATGCCTGAGTGGAGTGCCGGGTTTATCTACCTGCCTGCGTTACTGGGTATTGTGCTCACCAGTACACTGTTTGCCAAAGTCGGGGCGAAGCTGGCGCATAGCCTGCCCCCTTTGCTGTTAAAGCGGATCTTTGCCGGGTTTTTGTTAGTGGTCGGTCTGCGTTTTCTGTTGAGTAATCTGATTTAG